Within the Nitrososphaera sp. genome, the region CATATCGACCTCGTTCTCCCGCCCCTTGTCATCGTGAACTAGGACAAAACTCCCGTTCCGCAATGCGTTGATGGCCTCGGTAAGCGCCAATGCTGCTGGGAATCTCGCTCAGCTTATTAAAATATTACTACAAAATTGGTTGTTACCAATAAAATGGTTGTGTTGCTTTGAGTGGGTGTTCGATTTGGTTGTTGCAAATTGGTTGGTGACACCTAGCTGCTAAGAAATCCTATGATTCTATGCCGTTCAGGAATGAAACCTAAAGCAAACAAGGCTCCACCAGTTACAGCGAAAACTACCGCTGGACCGAACGCGCCGCTAGATGTAAAATTGGCGGAATTGTTTGCATCAAAAATGAGTATCTGCAATAAGGCTGAGACTCCTAACATGAGGACTATTCCTCCAAGTATGATAAAGAAAATATGTCCCGCGGTGTCCAAGCCCACGGTTGGATCTTCCGCAATCTACTATTTAGTGCGTTTCTCATCAACCGCCTTTTGAAGCAATTCCTTGCATCCATTCACTGGAATACCTGCCGCCTGTGCCAGGTGTCTTTCCGCGTAACGCCGCATGTGGCTTAACAAAGTCGTATTGAAGCCGATTGCCTTCCGCAATCGGAGTACTGACAGTTTTCCACCCGCGCTGAACTTTGACGCGTTCCCTCAGAGTGCCGTTCATCCGCTCGACCCGGCTGTTGGTGTGCTGCTTCTTCCTGTCTGGTCTGATGGAAAATTAGAACCCAGAATCTGCGAGACGTACTTGCCCAGGACATCGATTTCAATATTCACGGGATCCCCCTTCTTCTTCGTGCCGAGGGCTGTAACATCAAGGGTATGAGGAATAAGCGAGACGGAGAACCTGCGCCGGTCTTTGTCAAGGCCGGTTATCGTGAGGCTAACCCCGTCAACCGTGATTGAGCCTTTCATTATCAGTGGCCTGAATAGCTCGTCGCTGGCAAGCTCTATCCAGACCGTCGTTTCAGCCTTTGAGCGGACTATTTCGGCGATTCTTCCCATGCCGTCGACATGACCAAGGACGAAGTGACCTTCCAGGCGATCGCCTATCTTCAGTGAGCGCTCGATGTTTACGCTGTCGCCGACGTGCAAAGATCCAAGGAAGGTCCGCCGCGTAGTCTCTGCGACCAGCTGAAACTCTGCCGCGGTACCCGAACCGAGTACTCTGGTAACAGTGAGGCATGACCCGCTGACACTGACGCTGTCGCCGGCCCGAAGACCTCTTGCGAGCCTCTTTCCAAGGCTTAGCACAATAGAGATGTCGGCGCCGCGATTTGAATTGGAAATTGATTTTACCTTGGCGACGCCCTGGACAATGCCTGTAAACAACTGACAATCGTGCGGAACGCATGTCGAATATTTATTTGCAGTCAGCTGCCAGTCACTCCGGGGCAAGATACTGGAATGTGCAATACGGCAGTCTTTTACGGCAAGGAGCTTGCCAGGTACGGCTTTGGAGAGTCGCATCCCTTTGGAAACGACAGGCTGGACGCGTTCTGGACTGTTTTTAGAAAAGAGTGCCTCCAAAATGCCGGCAGCGCAAATGGAAGCGGCAGACATTTTGCGGACAGCATCAGGATCGAGCAGCCTGCCCTCGCCACAGATGACAAGGACAGTCCGCTTTGCGGGTTTCATGGCAGAAACTACATCGAGTTTGTGAGAAAGTCGTCCGTTGCCGGAACAGGGTACCTTGACCGTGGAGACACTCCGGCCTTCACGGGGGTTTATGAAGCCGGCCTGTACGTCGTGGGCACAACCCTTTCAGCGCTTGACATGGTCATGACGGGGCGCGATTCGATGGGGAACAAGATTGAACACGCAATGAAT harbors:
- a CDS encoding riboflavin synthase; translation: MFTGIVQGVAKVKSISNSNRGADISIVLSLGKRLARGLRAGDSVSVSGSCLTVTRVLGSGTAAEFQLVAETTRRTFLGSLHVGDSVNIERSLKIGDRLEGHFVLGHVDGMGRIAEIVRSKAETTVWIELASDELFRPLIMKGSITVDGVSLTITGLDKDRRRFSVSLIPHTLDVTALGTKKKGDPVNIEIDVLGKYVSQILGSNFPSDQTGRSSTPTAGSSG